A stretch of Pyrenophora tritici-repentis strain M4 chromosome 7, whole genome shotgun sequence DNA encodes these proteins:
- a CDS encoding DUF1996 domain containing protein: protein MVKMKKFLAALSLLAPTNAGLLRFGCAQSSVQRLDPLVNPGSNPSPHLHQIIGGNSFNVTMDPTQGHDIAKLSTCTTCQFTEDLSNYWTAVVYFKAKNGTYKRVPQRAQQGMEGTNGGMVVYYMNDALFSTTQTTKVSAFKPGFRMLIGEVTYRTRNESRAFRQLTYTCMQTEATREPETLDFPKKPCPAGIMINHRFPTCWDGVNLDSPNHRDHVSYPETGTFENGGRCPDSHPVRIPQILLETVWDTKAFNNVAEWPSDGSQPFLWSSGDQTGFSTHADYLFGWKDDSLQKAMDGNNYVTAPTLKTQSIEKQNECKVKDMVGERFDGWLAALPGGMQVD from the exons ATGGTGAAGATGAAGAAGTTTCTTGCAGCTTTGAGCCTGTTGGCCCCTACCAATGCCGGTCTTTTGCGCTTTGGATGCGCACAATCGTCAGTTCAGCGTCTGGATCCTCTGGTTAATCCAGGTTCCAATCCATCTCCACATCTTCACCAGATTATTGGTGGC AACTCGTTCAACGTGACTATGGACCCGACCCAAGGTCATGACATTGCGAAGCTCTCCACATGCACGACCTGCCAGTTCACCGAGGACCTAA GTAACTACTGGACCGCGGTGGTCTACTTCAAAGCGAAGAACGGCACCTACAAGCGCGTACCCCAACGTGCTCAACAAGGCATGGAAGGCACAAACGGCGGCATG GTCGTATACTACATGAATGACGCCCTCTTCAGCACAACCCAAACCACCAAAGTCAGCGCCTTTAAGCCCGGCTTCCGAATGCTCATCGGCGAAGTCACATACCGCACCCGCAATGAATCGCGCGCCTTCCGCCAACTAACCTACACATGCATGCAGACCGAAGCAACGCGAGAACCCGAAACCCTCGACTTTCCCAAGAAACCCTGTCCAGCGGGTATCATGATCAACCACCGTTTCCCCACCTGCTGGGACGGCGTGAACCTCGACTCCCCCAACCACCGCGACCACGTCTCATACCCGGAGACGGGGACATTTGAAAACGGCGGCCGGTGCCCGGATAGCCACCCTGTTCGCATCCCGCAGATTCTGCTGGAGACGGTGTGGGATACCAAGGCGTTTAACAATGTGGCCGAGTGGCCGAGTGATGGCAGCCAGCCTTTTCTGTGGTCGAGTGGGGATCAGACGGGGTTCTCCACGCATGCGGATTATTTGTTTGGGTGGAAGGATGATTCATTGCAGAAGGCTATGGATGGGAACAATTATGTGACTGCACCTACGCTGAAGACGCAGAGTATTGAGAAGCAGAATGAGTGTAAGGTCAAGGACATGGTGGGGGAGAGGTTTGACGGTTGGTTGGCGGCGTTGCCGGGAGGTATGCAGGTTGACTGA
- a CDS encoding GatA, Asp-tRNAAsn-Glu-tRNAGln amidotransferase A subunit and related amidase, with protein MHKWGRDYLDIIAFFRSTLAELHILGATRTQRAKSLLNTSTSSIASQIIQDGRHQRKSQSTTHASLDSQFQKPKETQTSKAPFNILEASIADHRQALNSGTTTSVDLVISYLNRIATYDIRLGLNAFTVFNSNVLSEAAASDLRRAQGLPPRPLEGIPYIIKDSYKVAGMSVTNGSPALKGLMSSGDSAIAGKLRDAGAVLIGKTNMPPMAAGGMQRGLYGRAESPYNEKYLTAAFSSGSSNGAATSVTSSMAAFGMGSETVSSGRSPASNNALVCYTPSKGLLSCRGLWPLYVTCDVPTPYARSMDDMLELLNVIATPDPDVTGDFIREQPHIQIPQPPELDYTTLRNPDFLRGKHIGVPKMYIGGHDTHPHAKHPSVSPSVIALWTNTAKTLESLGAKLTYTDFPLVTNYEDDSVSGEANNVVDYPKDWNVLERGLLIAQAWDAFLVSNADSVSGIKSLSDIKDPAMLFPKPENYIPDTFLEVRNWIAYASLPSLVQHGKSIHDTPGMSQALSALEAQRKRDLEDWMDELGLDILAFPTQGDVGLADLEFVAKSTRHSLQNGVKYSNGNRALRHLGVPTVTAVRGVGELLGDVTANLTSLPSPRDGDDGGLEVEVQVQGSFHSARSASQPSSIQIFADGEEVYNTPVDGQDFKITFQHKLERPEVLGWDLKPLPTKDIMAIVVATAAAGREGGADGDGRDHGSVATKEARLLWVPVH; from the exons ATGCATAAGTGGGGGAGGGACTACCTCGACATCATCGCATTCTTTCGATCTACTCTTGC AGAACTACACATCCTTGGAGCAACTCGTACACAGAGAGCAAAATCTCTTCTCAACACCAGTACTTCATCGATTGCGTCACAGATCATTCAAGATGGAAGGCATCAACGCAAGTCTCAATCAACAACACATGCTAGTCTTGACTCACAATTCCAAAAGCCCAAAGAAACCCAGACTTCAAAAGCACCTTTCAATATCCTAGAAGCCAGCATCGCCGACCATCGTCAAGCCCTCAACTCTGGTACCACAACCAGTGTCGACCTCGTAATCAGCTACCTCAACCGCATCGCCACATACGACATTCGTCTTGGTCTAAATGCCTTTACCGTATTTAATTCCAATGTGCTCTCAGAAGCAGCAGCATCTGACTTGCGTCGAGCCCAAGGTCTGCCACCGCGTCCCCTAGAAGGAATCCCTTACATCATCAAAGACAGCTACAAGGTTGCCGGCATGAGTGTTACTAACGGCTCTCCCGCACTCAAAGGCCTCATGTCGAGCGGCGATTCTGCCATTGCAGGGAAATTGAGAGATGCAGGTGCTGTACTGATTGGTAAGACGAACATGCCGCCCATGGCCGCGGGAGGCATGCAGAGGGGATTATACGGGCGTGCAGAGTCGCCGTACAACGAGAAATATCTCACTGCTGCTTTTTCCTCCGGATCTTCGAACGGTGCGGCGACGTCTGTGACATCGAGTATGGCGGCTTTCGGCATGGGAAGTGAGACTGTGAGTAGCGGACGTAGTCCTGCGTCCAACAACGCTCTGGTATGCTATACACCATCGAAAGGACTGCTCAGCTGCAGGGGCCTATGGCCACTATACGTTACCTGCGACGTGCCAACACCATATGCACGATCCATGGACGACATGCTAGAACTCCTAAACGTAATAGCCACACCAGACCCCGACGTAACTGGAGATTTCATCCGCGAACAACCCCACATCCAGATCCCCCAACCCCCAGAACTCGACTATACCACTCTCCGCAACCCGGACTTCCTCCGCGGAAAACACATCGGCGTTCCCAAAATGTACATCGGAGGCCACGACACGCACCCGCACGCCAAACACCCCTCCGTCTCCCCCTCCGTCATCGCCCTCTGGACCAACACCGCCAAAACGCTCGAATCCCTCGGCGCAAAACTCACATACACAGACTTTCCACTCGTCACAAACTACGAAGACGACTCCGTCTCCGGTGAAGCCAACAACGTCGTCGACTATCCAAAAGACTGGAATGTACTGGAGCGCGGTCTACTAATCGCACAAGCCTGGGACGCCTTCCTCGTCAGCAACGCAGACTCTGTATCCGGCATCAAGAGTCTGTCTGATATAAAAGATCCAGCAATGCTCTTCCCCAAGCCAGAAAATTACATCCCAGACACCTTCCTCGAGGTACGCAATTGGATCGCTTATGCGTCTCTCCCATCACTCGTGCAGCACGGGAAGAGTATTCATGATACCCCCGGTATGTCACAGGCGCTTTCCGCCCTCGAAGCGCAGCGCAAACGCGACCTGGAAGACTGGATGGACGAGCTGGGATTGGATATCCTGGCCTTTCCAACACAGGGTGACGTGGGACTTGCGGATCTGGAATTCGTAGCGAAGAGTACACGGCATAGTTTGCAGAATGGGGTCAAGTATTCGAATGGGAATAGGGCGCTTAGGCATCTGGGTGTGCCGACTGTTACG GCTGTGCGCGGTGTTGGGGAGTTGTTGGGGGATGTCACTGCGAACCTCACGAGTTTGCCTTCTCCACGTGATGGAGATGATGGGGGGCTGGAGGTGGAAGTACAGGTCCAAGGCTCCTTCCACTCAGCCCGCTCAGCCTCGCAGCCGTCTTCCATACAGATCTTCGCCGACGGTGAAGAAGTGTATAATACGCCTGTCGACGGTCAAGATTTCAAAATCACGTTCCAGCACAAGCTGGAGAGGCCAGAAGTCTTGGGCTGGGATCTCAAGCCTTTACCAACGAAAGATATTATGGCTATCGTCGTTGCTACTGCGGCTGCGGGAAGAGAGGGAGGTGCAGACGGAGATGGACGGGATCACGGGAGCGTTGCAACAAAGGAAGCTAGACTTCTTTGGGTTCCCGTCCACTAA
- a CDS encoding PEX11 domain containing protein — protein sequence MSDDEAAQHEAPEVSDAPSVKEVVDKIAEAAPSADPRDVAKTDLLAGVKKADQTILRLNKLLASPGGLSAFLSTFNYTLYILAYAQTKSPAVTAFATRILSLIRPACDDAKISATVILNDGTLPPIAALAVLISKARTTLRLFGLLPLYAWLRSLAAGPKLGTDIVLHRVATLQASSYFAYQALENICLLADSGVVPPSVIAKLNRGDSTTARLYLIAYRCWLGGVSCDFVRLMREWQLDSRRRAIRKQMVADGRAVAEYQDEEDKRFDKKWWTDFMIASAWLPMALHFSSAKGGIPGWNLGVMGICGLVAGSTRMKALWESTA from the exons ATGTCTGATGACGAAGCCGCCCAGCATGAGGCACCTGAAGTGTCCGACGCGCCCTCGGTCAAAGAGGTGGTCGATAAGATAGCAGAGGCAGCACCGAGCGCCGACCCAAGGGACGTGGCTAAAACTGATCTGCTCGCTGGCGTCAAGAAGGCCGATCAGACGATCCTCAGACTTAACAA GTTGCTAGCTTCCCCCGGTGGTCTCTCAGCTTTCCTCTCCACATTCAACTACACCTTGTACATCCTCGCCTACGCCCAAACGAAATCTCCCGCAGTCACCGCTTTCGCGACAAGAATTCTATCACTCATCCGCCCAGCGTGCGACGATGCAAAGATCTCCGCTACCGTCATCCTAAACGATGGCACGCTACCACCCATTGCTGCGCTCGCAGTCCTCATATCCAAAGCGCGCACCACACTGAGACTCTTCGGCTTGCTCCCGCTATACGCATGGCTGCGCTCGCTGGCCGCGGGTCCTAAACTCGGGACAGACATCGTCTTGCATAGAGTGGCAACGCTACAAGCGAGCAGCTACTTTGCCTACCAGGCTCTAGAAAACATCTGCCTCCTCGCCGACTCGGGGGTCGTTCCCCCCAGCGTAATCGCGAAGCTCAATCGGGGCGACTCCACGACTGCACGTCTATACCTCATTGCGTACCGCTGCTGGCTCGGTGGCGTGTCCTGCGATTTCGTCCGCCTCATGCGCGAGTGGCAGCTTGATAGCAGGCGGAGGGCGATCCGGAAGCAAATGGTTGCTGATGGGCGGGCGGTGGCAGAGTATCAGGATGAAGAGGATAAGAGGTTTGATAAGAAGTGGTGGACCGACTTCATGATTGCGAGTGCGTGGTTACCTATGGCTCTGCACTTTAGCAGTGCTAAGGGAGGAATACCGGGTTGGAACTTGGGTGTTATGGGTATCTGTGGTTTGGTCGCGGGCAGTACGAGGATGAAGGCGCTGTGGGAGAGTACGGCGTAG
- a CDS encoding WD40 repeat protein, which yields MRKVGHVLFNTAAENVLASSSGDYTVKVWDVEAGTPQLTLKHNDIVQSLSWSADGSMLVTTSRDKKLRIWDVRQEKPAQEVPGHPGAKNSRCVWMGETDRIATTGFSRMSDRQLGLWDPRNPKEPIGGFQILDSISGVCMPFWDDGTQCLYLAGKGDGNIRYYEYENDKFEYLSEYKSGDPQRGIAFLPKRGINLHENEVLRCFKTVADAYVEPVSFIVPRRSEMFQSDIYPPTTGLKAGVSAKEWFGGKTAMPPKISLESVYEGEAPKEVENDYKPQQMSPVKAEPPKPAPEPTPIASRGPPPAMKDHKDSMASAASKFADKDEASDNESASSFEEIPKPADRRTFTAARQEEKTRGPVMTKEPEAVKPTPTHTPTPSVSRSAAPAASSPASTTASTSTPSSGGPATALRDALGDIKSQLEQQNKVMSDQSDQIAILLREVSHLKSKVAAAEPSDREKDERIRQLELELEEARS from the exons ATGAG GAAAGTTGGCCACGTCCTCTTCAACACGGCTGCCGAGAACGTCCTTGCTAGTTCATCTGGCGACTACACTGTAAAGGTCTGGGACGTTGAGGCTGGTACGCCGCAGCTTACTCTCAAGCACAATGACATTGTGCAGTCGCTTTCCTGGAGCGCCGATGGATCCATGTTGGTCACTACAAGCCGCGACAAGAAGCTGCGCATATGGGATGTGCGTCAGGAAAAGCCTGCCCAGGAAGTGCCCGGTCACCCTGGCGCAAAGAACAGCCGCTGTGTATGGATGGGCGAAACTGACCGTATCGCGACCACGGGTTTCTCGCGCATGAGCGATCGTCAGCTCGGTCTCTGGGACCCGCGCAACCCCAAGGAGCCTATTGGCGGCTTCCAGATTCTCGATTCCATCTCTGGTGTCTGCATGCCCTTCTGGGACGACGGCACCCAGTGCTTGTACCTTGCTGGAAAGGG TGACGGCAACATCCGCTACTACGAATACGAAAACGACAAGTTTGAGTACCTCTCCGAGTACAAGTCCGGCGACCCACAGCGCGGTATTGCCTTCCTTCCCAAGCGGGGTATCAACCTGCACGAGAACGAAGTCCTCCGCTGCTTCAAGACCGTCGCCGATGCCTACGTCGAGCCCGTATCCTTCATCGTCCCCCGCCGATCCGAGATGTTCCAGAGCGACATCTACCCGCCTACGACTGGTCTCAAGGCTGGTGTCTCCGCCAAGGAGTGGTTTGGCGGTAAGACCGCGATGCCCCCCAAGATCTCGCTCGAGAGCGTGTACGAAGGTGAGGCGCCAAAGGAGGTGGAGAACGACTACAAGCCACAGCAGATGTCGCCTGTCAAGGCTGAGCCGCCCAAGCCGGCACCTGAGCCTACACCCATTGCTTCTCGTGGCCCTCCCCCAGCAATGAAAGACCACAAGGACTCGATGGCGTCAGCAGCTTCCAAGTTCGCTGACAAGGACGAGGCATCGGACAACGAAAGCGCTTCAAGTTTTGAGGAGATTCCGAAGCCAGCGGACCGCCGCACGTTTACTGCCGCACGACAGGAAGAGAAGACCAGGGGCCCCGTCATGACCAAAGAGCCCGAGGCAGTCAAGCCAACTCCTACTCATACCCCTACACCATCCGTATCCAGGTCTGCCGCACCCGCAGCATCTTCCCCCGCCTCCACCACTGCGTCTACCTCGACACCCAGCTCTGGCGGCCCCGCCACTGCCCTTCGTGATGCCTTGGGTGATATCAAGTCCCAGCTTGAGCAGCAGAACAAGGTCATGTCAGACCAATCTGACCAGATTGCAATCCTGCTCCGAGAGGTTTCTCATCTCAAGAGCAAGGTCGCTGCTGCGGAACCTTCTGATCGCGAAAAGGACGAGCGCATCAGGCAGCTTGAGCTTGAGCTTGAGGAGGCCAGGTCTTGA
- a CDS encoding Med15 domain containing protein, with protein MQQPHTPEMQTARADTSSLTTLPSSPPTGNSGRPYATPHSAAQDKAMNDLDPDSDSDDPKSSKEQTCPGCDNTYLNAAALNGHLADRRSLCGRNLHEASIFKKVWCCPRCGVQMGKKYSTERHIKDSCWKVCNECCESGKATCDAIHSNKPCTHCTDEGKPCTKRTGLLENCEPEMNMIPIEHALHIAPKSTKNGAIPGGRRLHGKRKAVTSPEPTSDVTHETKRPAVLKKKGNTTPSRSPLPSTPKLSPDIAGATQEQARLWRDDQGSLPKDDQGALPKHDQGALPKHDQEPQPDRVGLPGPRSTFTPTLIQELEAQRLQLQQAQRFPTGKNGAQQLNSNYPHMQLIQQSQGSAVPSGYQYQTQPWSYQPGGGVPSNDLPMRNLAANMPLDDDTAHKQLSATVHKLQHEMQRLKGFEGHIPAAMRAKPPVPNNIQPSMSNLNTFDPEFNYAPGTMSGVERFRRAQNQDIDGFPAAVNSAPGSHMPSRQSSPFPLHHRRRLSTHRMSSLQQQELGALSNIVAKESIVRNSTKPIAMQRSTTPTPDKKAPYMRLKIHSNTYDINGNPIFSILTMRASQKFGPRLDAYCQHRKKQYGVDWDFFYQYWRHDQGIRFIKIEYDMAPVDVYDKEFPLLRLQDMGTIMVARAKPRVLTGVQNDGTNMFSPMDSQVSEEIVDITDGETQIYQDAGTITQWHRDVESKMTELSMQVNNLNAELATQKRATEQQTCIAKQLELENRDLTRNNHMLNGLLGAGGRPPMPKVANQQPVPTQRYHTRRPSISAPPYQTSFASHQINPHMMHNLPSQPSQPSWSSMGLAR; from the exons ATGCAGCAGCCACATACTCCAGAGATGCAAACTGCAAGGGCCGACACGTCTTCTTTGACCACGCTTCCCAGCTCCCCGCCGACGGGTAACTCTGGACGCCCTTATGCTACACCGCACAGCGCAGCGCAAGATAAAGCAATGAACGACCTCGACCCAGACTCGGACTCCGATGATCCCAAGTCTAGTAAAGAGCAAACGTGCCCGGGCTGTGACAACACGTACTTGAATGCAGCTGCACTAAAT GGGCACCTAGCAGACAGGAGGTCGCTTTGCGGAAGAAATCTCCACGAAGCTTCAATCTTCAAGAAGGTCTGGTGTTGTCCACGATGCGGTGTACAGATGGGCAAGAAGTACTCTACAGAG CGCCACATCAAAGACTCTTGCTGGAAAGTTTGCAACGAGTGCTGCGAATCTGGGAAAGCTACATGTGACGCCATCCATAGCAACAAACCATGCACACACTGTACTGATGAGGGTAAGCCCTGCACCAAGCGCACTGGACTGCTGGAAAACTGCGAACCAGAGATGAACATGATTCCTATCGAACATGCACTGCACATCGCCCCAAAGTCGACCAAGAATGGAGCCATACCCGGTGGTAGACGCTTGCATGGTAAGCGAAAAGCCGTCACATCGCCAGAGCCCACCTCGGATGTCACGCATGAGACCAAACGCCCAGCAGTCTTGAAGAAGAAAGGGAACACTACGCCATCCCGTTCGCCTCTtccttcaacaccaaagctGTCTCCGGACATTGCAGGGGCCACGCAAGAGCAGGCGCGTCTATGGCGGGATGATCAAGGTTCGCTCCCTAAGGATGATCAAGGTGCGCTCCCTAAGCATGATCAAGGTGCGCTCCCTAAGCATGATCAAG AACCTCAGCCTGACAGAGTCGGTCTTCCAGGCCCGCGCAGCACCTTCACTCCAACCCTAATTCAAGAGCTGGAAGCCCAGCGTCTGCAGTTACAGCAAGCTCAACGGTTCCCAACCGGAAAGAATGGTGCACAGCAGCTGAATTCGAACTACCCACACATGCAGCTCATACAGCAAAGCCAGGGTTCAGCAGTCCCATCTGGATATCAGTACCAAACTCAACCTTGGTCATATCAGCCAGGCGGCGGCGTCCCAAGTAACGACCTCCCAATGCGCAATCTTGCTGCCAACATGCCGCTGGATGATGACACGGCCCACAAGCAACTGAGTGCCACTGTTCATAAGCTCCAACATGAGATGCAACGTTTGAAAGGCTTCGAGGGTCATATTCCTGCTGCCATGAGAGCAAAACCTCCGGTTCCAAACAACATCCAGCCATCAATGAGCAACTTGAACACCTTTGATCCCGAATTCAACTACGCACCTGGTACTATGTCGGGCGTTGAGCGTTTCCGTCGTGCACAGAATCAAGACATAGATGGCTTTCCTGCTGCTGTCAATAGTGCTCCTGGATCACATATGCCTTCGCGCCAGTCTTCGCCTTTTCCCCTACATCATCGACGTCGCTTGTCAACTCACAGGATGTCTTCCTTACAGCAACAGGAACTGGGTGCACTGTCCAACATCGTGGCGAAGGAATCCATTGTGCGAAATTCTACCAAGCCG ATTGCCATGCAACGCTCCACCACTCCGACCCCGGACAAGAAAGCACCCTACATGAGGCTCAAGATTCACAGCAACACGTACGATATCAACGGTAACCCCATCTTCTCGATCCTCACAATGCGTGCTTCGCAGAAGTTTGGCCCTCGTCTCGATGCCTACTGTCAACACCGTAAGAAGCAGTATGGCGTAGATTGGGATTTCTTCTACCAGTACTGGAGACATGATCAAGGTATACGGTTCATCAAAATCGAGTACGACATGGCCCCCGTAGATGTGTACGACAAGGAATTCCCCCTTCTCAGGCTGCAAGACATGGGCACGATCATGGTTGCAAGGGCCAAGCCGCGTGTCCTGACGGGTGTCCAGAACGATGGAACAAACATGTTTTCGCCAATGGACTCGCAAGTTTCGGAGGAAATCGTCGACATCACAGACGGCGAGACCCAGATCTACCAAGACGCCGGTACAATCACGCAGTGGCACCGTGACGTGGAGAGCAAGATGACCGAGCTAAGCATGCAGGTCAACAACCTCAACGCCGAGTTGGCAACTCAAAAGAGGGCGACGGAGCAGCAGACATGCATCGCCAAACAGTTGGAACTTGAAAACAGAGACTTGACAAGGAACAACCACATGCTCAACGGCTTGCTCGGCGCTGGCGGTCGACCTCCCATGCCGAAAGTCGCGAACCAGCAGCCCGTCCCTACTCAACGTTACCACACCCGACGCCCTTCAATCTCAGCCCCTCCGTACCAAACCTCGTTTGCTTCGCATCAGATCAACCCCCATATGATGCACAACTTACCGTCGCAACCGTCGCAACC ATCTTGGAGCAGCATGGGGTTGGCCCGTTGA
- a CDS encoding Tymo-45kd-70kd multi-domain protein, which produces MSSTPMTYRDQPQQPAYAQNRPRPLIEQIPDYRDDLDVSDEEDAFYRRDDDFLIPPKLQAAITRTSDRIPRRIKRHSLTYLVIFILFLISWWTHFGPRRAAQKAELFLMDNKPTMSYGNNVRPEFKGMIQVSDMDEQHLPKHNNRLIFIGDVHGCKQELEHLLKKVDFNSKHDHVVLVGDMIAKGPDSAGVIKVAQKVGASCVRGNWEDKLLLSIAEAQDRHMLVMPEDEDATISFLDDADHESATASAHANPALRRLAKQFSKKQISYLSHCPVILRVGQIPIPSKHHSTSTSSSSTTTLVAVHAGLVPDTPPRRPRPLPRHEHAQHRPQNPHP; this is translated from the coding sequence ATGTCGTCAACACCGATGACGTACCGCGACCAACCGCAACAGCCGGCGTATGCGCAAAACCGGCCACGCCCACTCATTGAGCAGATCCCAGACTATCGCGACGACCTCGATGTATccgacgaagaagacgctTTCTACAGACGCGACGACGATTTCCTAATCCCGCCAAAACTCCAAGCCGCAATCACACGGACCAGCGACCGGATACCGCGGCGCATAAAACGACACAGCCTAACATACCTCGTCATCTTCATCCTCTTCTTAATAAGTTGGTGGACGCACTTTGGCCCCCGGCGCGCCGCCCAAAAAGCAGAACTCTTCCTTATGGACAACAAACCCACCATGAGCTACGGAAACAACGTGCGCCCGGAATTCAAAGGCATGATACAAGTTAGCGACATGGACGAGCAGCACCTTCCCAAACACAACAATCGCCTCATCTTCATCGGCGACGTACACGGCTGCAAACAAGAACTCGAGCACCTCCTCAAAAAGGTAGACTTCAACTCTAAACACGATCATGTTGTGCTCGTCGGCGACATGATAGCCAAGGGCCCTGATTCCGCCGGCGTTATCAAAGTCGCGCAGAAAGTCGGCGCATCGTGCGTGCGCGGAAACTGGGAGGACAAACTCCTGCTTTCCATCGCCGAAGCACAAGACCGCCACATGCTCGTCATGCCAGAGGACGAAGACGCCACAATATCTTTCCTCGACGACGCCGACCACGAGTCCGCCACAGCATCTGCGCACGCCAACCCCGCCCTCCGCCGCCTAGCCAAACAATTCTCCAAGAAACAAATTTCCTACCTCTCCCACTGCCCGGTCATCCTCCGCGTCGGTCAAATCCCCATCCCCTCCAAACACCACAGCACCAGCacttcctcctcctccacaACAACCCTCGTAGCCGTCCACGCCGGTCTCGTCCCCGACACCCCCCCTCGAAGACCAAGACCCCTTCCACGTCATGAACATGCGCAGCATCGACCTCAAAACCCGCATCCCTAG